One genomic window of Sphingobacterium oryzagri includes the following:
- a CDS encoding response regulator has product MPRKFLRNLQVGFGISLVILLASSTASYISIKQQVGNRERVDHTRRAISAANRLLSDLQNAETGQRGFHLTGREAFLEPYKLSLASLPKSLQRARDLTIDNPQQTKLLDTLTSLIDKRTTILADLVAGKRRGESITIAKLEEGKSYMDACRAAIARFIEREETLLNSRRDELDESSSYTSLFIVIAALASLIITSVFYFRIRDDFKMRERLQESLRKKDEEISQRLHVIQKIAHEIAHGDYSIRVDDIAKDDLGSLAIALNEMTEALSKAFDELNKNEWHQTGLALLNERLMGNKTEPVLATEVLQVFANYAGCVNGAFYLLESGNLHLRGAYGLEDRMNSMYAVGQGMVGQVFQDAQHKVFDLTDDDDYSVTFASCEVKLKQIVLLPILFENTCIGVVELGLMTSSEGQILRFLKEAMNNVALSIYAARSRKQVQTLLEETQAQAEELQTQHSELENLNTELEAQTQKLQASEEELKVQQEELLQSNQELEERSKLLEEKNQMIAERNSEIQQKAEELALSTKYKSEFLANMSHELRTPLNSILLLSRLMSENTEENLNEEQIESAKVIQSSGTSLLSLIDEILDLSKIEAGKMDLEYQQVNLREVAKELHNLFTPLTKEKSLDFEIQLAPNVDLTIETDRLRLDQVLRNLLSNAIKFTNQGAVTLQIEAYASDDQYLSFSVKDTGIGIASDKQQVIFEAFQQADGSTRRRFGGTGLGLSISREIARLLGGEIRLQSKEQEGSTFTLIVPKKKADLVKPITDELIDIITSDVEEINSLVAAPESSYALIDIPEDVEDDRHDIKPDDKVILIVEDDTNFAKALLKYTRQNKYKGIVIVRGDLAAEAALKFRPIAILLDIQLPIKDGWQVMDEIKGNAATRHIPVHIMSSLEVKKESLLKGAIDFINKPIALEQIGLMFTKIEDALSRHPKKVLIVEENPKHAMALSYFLSSYEISSEIKDNVDDSVRALTSDDVNCVILDMGVPDKTGYETLEAIKKNEGLENLPIIIFTGKNLSQAEELRIKQYADSIVIKTAHSYQRILDEVGLFLHLVEEKKSTPVSKTVNKLGSLNEVLSGKKVLIADDDVRNIFSLTKALEKYHMKIVSAIDGKEALAQLQENPDVDIVLMDMMMPEMDGYETIKLIRGISQYARLPIMAVTAKAMTGDRERCILAGASDYISKPVDTDQLLSLLRVWLYEN; this is encoded by the coding sequence ATGCCAAGAAAGTTCTTGCGAAACTTGCAAGTAGGGTTCGGAATTTCATTAGTTATCTTATTAGCCAGCTCTACAGCTTCTTATATCAGTATCAAACAGCAAGTCGGTAATCGGGAACGTGTAGACCATACGCGACGTGCGATCTCGGCGGCAAACCGCCTGTTAAGCGACCTGCAAAATGCCGAAACCGGGCAACGTGGGTTTCATCTGACGGGCCGCGAGGCTTTTCTGGAACCGTACAAACTTAGCTTAGCTTCGTTGCCCAAATCGCTGCAACGGGCTAGAGATCTAACTATTGATAACCCACAGCAAACGAAACTCTTAGATACGCTTACATCGTTAATTGATAAACGTACGACAATCTTAGCCGATTTAGTTGCCGGCAAGCGTCGTGGCGAATCCATCACGATAGCAAAGCTAGAAGAAGGTAAAAGCTACATGGATGCTTGCCGTGCAGCTATCGCACGTTTTATAGAGCGTGAAGAGACGCTTTTAAATAGCCGCCGAGATGAGCTCGATGAGTCATCGTCTTATACGTCACTCTTTATCGTGATCGCTGCCTTGGCATCTTTAATCATCACCTCGGTATTCTACTTCCGCATTCGTGATGATTTTAAAATGCGGGAACGTTTGCAAGAGTCTTTGCGTAAAAAAGACGAAGAAATTTCTCAGCGCTTGCATGTTATACAGAAAATTGCACATGAAATCGCACATGGTGATTACTCCATTCGGGTAGATGATATTGCGAAAGATGATTTGGGAAGTTTGGCTATTGCGCTGAACGAGATGACGGAAGCATTGAGCAAGGCTTTCGACGAGCTGAATAAAAATGAGTGGCACCAGACTGGCTTGGCACTACTTAACGAACGGTTGATGGGCAATAAAACAGAACCGGTGCTTGCCACGGAGGTTTTACAGGTTTTTGCAAACTATGCAGGCTGTGTGAACGGCGCTTTTTATTTGCTGGAATCGGGAAACCTGCATTTGCGAGGAGCTTACGGATTGGAAGACCGGATGAACAGCATGTATGCCGTGGGGCAAGGTATGGTTGGTCAGGTTTTTCAAGATGCGCAGCATAAAGTGTTTGATTTAACGGATGACGACGATTACAGCGTAACATTTGCCAGCTGCGAAGTTAAATTAAAGCAAATCGTATTGTTGCCTATATTGTTTGAGAACACGTGTATAGGCGTGGTTGAACTGGGCTTGATGACATCGAGCGAAGGTCAAATACTGCGCTTTTTGAAAGAAGCCATGAACAATGTGGCCTTGTCGATTTATGCGGCCAGAAGTAGAAAACAAGTGCAAACTTTGCTTGAAGAAACCCAAGCACAAGCTGAAGAGTTACAGACGCAGCATAGCGAACTGGAAAACCTGAATACGGAACTGGAAGCACAAACACAGAAATTGCAAGCTTCAGAAGAAGAACTGAAGGTTCAACAGGAAGAGCTACTGCAATCCAATCAAGAATTGGAGGAACGATCTAAATTATTGGAAGAAAAAAACCAAATGATTGCCGAGCGCAATTCAGAGATTCAGCAAAAGGCCGAAGAACTGGCGTTAAGCACCAAGTACAAATCCGAATTTTTGGCAAATATGTCGCACGAATTGCGTACGCCATTGAATTCCATTCTTTTGCTATCCCGATTGATGTCTGAAAATACAGAGGAAAATCTGAATGAAGAGCAAATTGAATCGGCGAAGGTTATTCAAAGCTCGGGCACTAGTTTGCTGAGCCTGATTGATGAAATCTTGGATTTATCGAAGATTGAAGCCGGAAAAATGGATTTGGAGTATCAGCAAGTGAACTTGAGAGAAGTCGCGAAAGAACTGCACAACCTATTTACACCGCTTACCAAGGAGAAATCGCTGGACTTTGAAATCCAGCTCGCGCCAAATGTAGATCTTACGATCGAGACAGATCGGCTGCGGCTTGACCAGGTATTGCGTAACTTACTTTCTAACGCAATCAAATTTACCAACCAAGGTGCTGTTACCTTACAGATCGAAGCGTATGCGTCAGACGATCAATACCTGTCGTTTTCCGTCAAAGATACCGGCATAGGCATTGCGAGCGACAAGCAGCAAGTTATTTTTGAAGCGTTTCAACAAGCCGACGGATCGACAAGACGGCGATTTGGAGGAACGGGGCTTGGTCTTTCCATCAGCCGGGAAATTGCACGGCTACTTGGAGGCGAAATACGTTTGCAGAGCAAAGAGCAGGAAGGTAGTACATTCACGCTTATCGTGCCAAAGAAAAAAGCAGATCTGGTAAAACCGATCACCGATGAATTGATCGATATCATTACCTCAGATGTGGAGGAAATCAATAGTTTGGTTGCCGCGCCGGAAAGTTCTTATGCGCTGATCGATATCCCGGAAGATGTGGAAGACGATCGCCATGATATTAAGCCCGACGACAAAGTCATTTTGATTGTGGAAGATGATACCAATTTTGCCAAAGCGTTGTTAAAGTACACGCGACAAAACAAATACAAGGGGATCGTTATCGTGCGGGGTGATTTAGCTGCTGAAGCGGCTTTAAAATTCCGTCCTATTGCGATACTTCTGGATATTCAGCTCCCGATAAAAGACGGATGGCAAGTAATGGACGAGATAAAAGGGAATGCTGCAACACGTCATATTCCGGTACATATCATGTCTTCCCTGGAAGTAAAAAAAGAAAGCTTGCTAAAAGGTGCAATTGATTTTATCAACAAACCGATAGCGCTCGAGCAGATTGGCCTGATGTTTACGAAGATCGAAGATGCATTGAGTAGACATCCTAAAAAAGTGCTTATCGTAGAAGAAAATCCGAAACATGCCATGGCCTTATCGTATTTCCTGAGCAGTTATGAAATCAGCTCGGAAATAAAAGATAATGTCGACGATAGTGTTAGAGCACTTACTTCTGACGACGTTAATTGTGTGATTCTGGACATGGGTGTGCCCGATAAAACCGGCTACGAAACGCTGGAAGCGATTAAAAAGAATGAGGGTTTGGAAAATCTTCCGATCATCATCTTTACCGGTAAAAACCTTTCGCAAGCCGAGGAATTACGGATCAAACAATATGCGGATTCCATCGTTATTAAAACGGCACACTCTTATCAACGTATTCTGGATGAGGTTGGCCTTTTCCTACACTTAGTGGAAGAGAAAAAGTCAACGCCGGTAAGCAAAACAGTCAACAAGTTGGGCTCGCTAAATGAAGTATTAAGCGGTAAAAAAGTGTTGATAGCTGATGACGATGTGCGTAATATTTTCTCGTTGACCAAGGCGCTGGAGAAATATCACATGAAAATCGTATCGGCGATTGATGGGAAGGAAGCGCTGGCTCAATTGCAAGAAAATCCGGACGTCGATATCGTGCTGATGGATATGATGATGCCTGAGATGGATGGTTATGAGACGATAAAGTTAATCCGGGGAATTTCGCAGTACGCCCGTTTACCCATTATGGCAGTAACGGCTAAAGCGATGACGGGCGATCGGGAACGTTGTATCTTGGCAGGTGCATCTGACTATATCTCCAAACCGGTAGACACGGATCAGCTGCTTTCTTTATTACGCGTTTGGTTATACGAAAATTAA
- a CDS encoding ATP-binding response regulator, which yields MILIVDDKPENIYSLKKLLVSKDFSVDSALSGEDALKKVLRNDYALIILDVQMPGIDGFEVAETLSGFSKTKDIPIIFLSAVNTDKKFITKGYASGGIDYVTKPVDPDILMLKVKTFYRLYEQTLALNETQRNLRNEIEIRKQAQAELKERVDELHSILESLPQIAFTANDAGEIDFVNKKWFCYAPTSHAFPSTHPDDRSIRDEWLSAMVNGSPFEMEVRIKELNGDAFRFHLLRVIPIVESGQINKWVGTFTDIEDRKQVEQKKDEFLSIASHELKTPLTSIKAYAQLLERTVAVEADHPANKYIGKVQNQVIKLNSLITDLLDISKIENGKLKMNMSPFNFESLLANAIDTIYHTHESFPIRIERYGDEVAADVLGDEIRIEQVLINYLTNAIKYSPNSERILIRTSQETSALTVEVTDFGIGIPQHKQKDIFSKFYRVEESSVKFQGLGIGLYICSEIIRQHQGTFGLKSEVGQGSTFYFTIPLN from the coding sequence ATGATTCTAATTGTTGATGACAAACCTGAAAATATTTATTCGCTAAAAAAGCTTTTAGTGTCTAAAGATTTTTCTGTTGACAGCGCTTTGTCTGGAGAAGATGCTTTGAAAAAGGTCTTGCGAAACGACTATGCGCTCATCATTCTAGATGTGCAGATGCCGGGCATCGACGGTTTTGAAGTGGCCGAAACGTTATCCGGGTTTAGCAAAACCAAGGATATTCCTATTATTTTCCTTTCTGCGGTAAATACCGATAAGAAATTTATTACCAAAGGATACGCTTCGGGCGGTATAGACTATGTGACCAAGCCTGTCGATCCAGACATTTTAATGCTGAAGGTAAAGACGTTTTATCGCTTATACGAACAAACGCTAGCATTAAACGAGACACAGCGCAACTTACGCAACGAGATTGAGATTCGGAAGCAGGCTCAAGCCGAACTCAAAGAGCGTGTTGATGAATTGCATTCCATTTTAGAATCGTTACCGCAGATTGCCTTTACGGCTAATGATGCCGGAGAGATTGATTTTGTAAACAAAAAATGGTTTTGCTACGCGCCAACTTCCCATGCTTTTCCGTCGACGCATCCAGACGATCGAAGCATTCGTGATGAGTGGCTATCGGCAATGGTCAATGGTTCGCCATTTGAAATGGAGGTGCGGATCAAAGAGTTGAATGGCGACGCTTTTCGCTTTCACCTGCTTCGCGTGATTCCAATCGTGGAAAGCGGTCAAATTAACAAGTGGGTAGGTACGTTTACCGACATCGAAGACCGAAAACAAGTGGAACAGAAAAAAGATGAATTTCTAAGTATCGCCAGCCATGAACTTAAAACGCCGCTAACAAGTATCAAAGCCTATGCACAGCTTTTAGAGCGGACGGTAGCGGTGGAAGCAGATCACCCTGCAAATAAGTATATTGGTAAAGTTCAGAATCAGGTAATTAAACTTAATAGCTTGATTACCGATTTGTTAGATATTTCCAAAATAGAAAACGGAAAGCTCAAGATGAATATGAGTCCTTTTAATTTCGAAAGCTTACTCGCTAATGCTATCGATACCATATACCACACGCACGAAAGTTTTCCCATCCGGATTGAACGATATGGTGATGAAGTGGCAGCTGACGTTTTAGGGGATGAAATACGCATTGAGCAAGTACTGATTAATTACCTAACCAACGCCATTAAATATTCGCCCAATAGCGAGCGCATCCTTATCCGAACTTCGCAAGAAACCAGTGCGCTTACTGTAGAAGTAACCGATTTTGGCATCGGCATTCCGCAACACAAACAAAAAGATATCTTTAGCAAGTTTTACCGCGTTGAAGAATCGTCTGTCAAGTTTCAAGGCTTGGGAATCGGGCTCTATATCTGCTCCGAAATTATTAGACAACATCAGGGAACCTTTGGCCTCAAAAGTGAAGTAGGACAGGGATCTACTTTTTATTTTACCATTCCATTAAATTAA
- a CDS encoding nuclear transport factor 2 family protein — protein sequence MPGILDSDTYLSDLEECEVVCIFDQYSNKPMMLKQTYPSIAITALLIIFTVQVSYAQQKSVSAVEKAVNQLVQAMLKPDAPTLNNLVTNELTYGHSSGKIEDKAAFVSTLVSGASVFEKIDISAQTVQVVDRTAIVRHTLTAKTNDPGKGPATIKLGIMLTWVQTHGSWKLLARQAFKLP from the coding sequence ATGCCGGGCATACTAGACAGCGACACCTATCTGTCTGACTTGGAAGAGTGTGAAGTTGTTTGTATATTCGACCAATACAGCAATAAACCCATGATGTTAAAACAAACCTATCCATCTATCGCTATTACAGCGCTGCTTATTATTTTTACGGTACAAGTTAGTTATGCGCAACAAAAAAGTGTTTCAGCGGTCGAGAAAGCCGTCAACCAGCTCGTACAAGCGATGCTAAAGCCAGACGCCCCAACCTTGAATAATTTGGTGACGAATGAACTGACATATGGACACTCGAGTGGAAAAATCGAAGACAAAGCTGCTTTTGTTTCGACATTGGTTTCTGGCGCTTCCGTTTTTGAAAAGATTGACATTAGCGCCCAAACCGTTCAAGTGGTAGATCGCACCGCAATCGTGCGACATACGTTAACCGCGAAAACCAACGACCCGGGAAAAGGTCCGGCGACCATTAAATTGGGTATTATGCTGACTTGGGTACAAACCCACGGTAGCTGGAAATTATTGGCACGACAAGCTTTTAAACTGCCTTAA
- a CDS encoding Gfo/Idh/MocA family protein, with protein MKIIRWGMIGVGDVTEVKSGPALYKTAGSSLIAVTSRTLHKAEDYAKRHQVANVYPDVDALLSDPDIDIVYVATPPSTHQAFAIAAMEAGKAVYVEKPMAMTSAEAEAMTHIAQQTGKSLYVAFYRRALPYFQKIQELLASQVLGKILTVSVRLIRPPFDSDLDPAKHTWRINKHVGGDGYFVDMAPHTLDILDYLLSPIKTVHGHAANLAGHYEVADTVNAVWTHENGILGNGVWCFSSLEANAEDSIIITGTEGQVKFGTFDMKPIELTTQKGKDFFDFERPAYIQQALIETIVGELQGNGSCPSTGITALRTTRVVEKIVGQ; from the coding sequence ATGAAAATAATACGGTGGGGAATGATTGGCGTCGGCGATGTCACCGAAGTAAAAAGCGGACCTGCATTATACAAAACGGCGGGCTCATCGTTGATCGCGGTAACTTCGCGTACGTTGCACAAAGCCGAAGATTATGCAAAGCGCCATCAAGTAGCCAACGTATATCCAGATGTCGACGCTTTATTGTCGGACCCGGATATCGATATTGTCTACGTGGCGACGCCGCCCAGCACGCACCAGGCCTTTGCGATCGCAGCAATGGAGGCAGGCAAGGCAGTTTACGTCGAAAAGCCGATGGCCATGACCTCTGCAGAAGCCGAAGCAATGACCCATATAGCGCAGCAAACCGGAAAAAGCCTTTACGTGGCTTTTTACAGACGCGCGCTGCCGTATTTTCAAAAGATACAGGAATTGCTTGCAAGCCAGGTGTTAGGGAAAATTTTGACCGTCTCTGTGCGGCTGATACGACCACCATTTGACTCCGATCTTGATCCTGCCAAGCACACCTGGCGCATCAATAAACATGTCGGCGGAGATGGTTACTTCGTGGATATGGCGCCGCATACACTGGATATCTTGGATTATTTGCTCAGTCCAATAAAAACCGTGCATGGGCATGCCGCGAATTTGGCCGGGCATTACGAGGTGGCTGACACGGTGAATGCGGTTTGGACGCATGAAAATGGCATTCTTGGTAATGGTGTATGGTGCTTTTCCAGTCTGGAAGCGAATGCCGAAGATTCGATTATCATCACCGGTACAGAAGGACAGGTAAAGTTTGGCACGTTTGACATGAAACCAATTGAGCTGACAACCCAGAAAGGAAAGGATTTTTTCGATTTTGAAAGACCCGCGTACATCCAACAGGCGCTGATCGAAACTATTGTAGGAGAACTGCAAGGAAATGGATCTTGTCCGTCTACAGGTATAACAGCGTTGCGGACAACAAGGGTCGTTGAAAAAATAGTTGGGCAATAA
- a CDS encoding cold shock domain-containing protein, whose product MGKSQITFNKKERVKKQQLKKQHKQEKRELHKLDNNKGKALEDMFAYVDEFGNISTTPPEKKYEFKEEDLLRPVETDEYQYGKVSYYNEQGRYGFIRDNLTSQTVYFNDNLAGKVLQLNQKVKYKAVRTKQGNQISEVFVNV is encoded by the coding sequence ATGGGAAAAAGCCAAATTACATTTAACAAAAAAGAACGCGTAAAAAAGCAACAATTAAAGAAGCAGCACAAACAAGAAAAAAGAGAGCTTCATAAATTGGACAACAACAAAGGTAAAGCATTGGAAGATATGTTTGCTTATGTGGATGAGTTCGGTAATATTTCTACCACACCTCCGGAAAAGAAATATGAATTTAAGGAGGAAGATTTATTACGACCTGTGGAAACGGATGAATATCAATATGGTAAAGTATCGTACTATAACGAACAAGGTCGATACGGATTTATCCGAGATAACCTGACAAGTCAGACTGTGTATTTCAATGATAATTTAGCCGGCAAAGTATTGCAGCTAAATCAAAAGGTGAAGTACAAAGCGGTTAGAACAAAGCAAGGTAACCAAATTTCTGAGGTATTTGTAAACGTGTAA
- a CDS encoding DUF2007 domain-containing protein, which yields MITVKTVDNPIDAHLIKTKLESAGVLCQLFDENIVTHNPLLPVAVCSIKVNVAAKDYEHAATLVEEMDSAASYDEPDELVVCPNCDCTSIDNKFYSQNDIRSLLASLFSLATMSYPIYVSKRYRCKKCDTVFDLPQ from the coding sequence ATGATAACGGTCAAAACAGTCGATAATCCTATTGACGCACATCTTATCAAAACTAAACTGGAAAGTGCAGGCGTTTTATGCCAGCTATTCGATGAAAACATCGTTACGCATAACCCGCTATTGCCTGTCGCTGTTTGCAGTATAAAAGTCAATGTAGCTGCAAAGGACTATGAGCATGCCGCTACGCTCGTGGAAGAAATGGACAGCGCCGCAAGCTACGATGAGCCTGACGAGCTTGTCGTTTGCCCCAATTGTGATTGCACATCGATTGACAATAAGTTTTACAGTCAGAACGATATTCGATCACTTCTGGCTTCTCTTTTTTCGCTGGCCACAATGAGCTATCCGATTTACGTAAGCAAACGGTACCGATGTAAAAAGTGCGATACCGTTTTCGATCTTCCGCAGTAA
- a CDS encoding Gfo/Idh/MocA family protein: protein MKRKDFIRQISVLAASGVLLKAQAFTKVDQPIRVGLIGVNGMGWSNLSAILKLPNVKCTALCDVDERILDKRITELAEKKIDVQRFIDHNELLKADLVDAVIIGTPDHWHCLQMVDAVKAGKHVYVEKPIGNSIRECELMVAAAQKYNKIVQVGQWQRSQQHFKDAIAFVHSGKLGKIRLVKAWAYQGWMKSIPVKPDGAAPTGVHYDRWLGPAKKRPFNPNRFHFEFRWFWDYAGGLMTDWGVHMLDYALMGMKVSDPKSIMAAGGKFAYPDDAAETPDTLTTVFEFDDFNIQWEHANGIDLGPYGKNHGVAFIGNNGTLVLNREGWEVIPEKGRMEAVAFQPSRDNGLDKHMVNFVTAIQRNDKSLLNAPIEAGAHIAIFSQMGNIAHRTGKKLYWDAAKRNFTAKDANQYLVASYHNGYKLPVI from the coding sequence ATGAAAAGAAAGGATTTTATTCGCCAAATCTCCGTGTTGGCAGCTTCGGGTGTGTTGCTCAAAGCGCAAGCTTTTACCAAAGTCGATCAGCCGATACGCGTCGGCCTAATTGGTGTTAACGGCATGGGTTGGTCTAATTTGTCGGCTATTTTAAAACTTCCTAACGTAAAGTGCACGGCCCTTTGCGACGTCGATGAACGCATTTTAGATAAGCGCATAACCGAATTGGCCGAAAAGAAAATTGATGTTCAGCGATTTATTGACCATAACGAGCTGTTGAAGGCCGATTTGGTTGACGCCGTGATTATCGGTACGCCAGACCACTGGCATTGTCTGCAAATGGTGGATGCCGTAAAAGCAGGCAAACATGTATACGTGGAAAAACCAATCGGTAACTCCATCCGGGAGTGTGAGCTGATGGTTGCAGCAGCGCAGAAATACAATAAAATAGTCCAGGTAGGGCAGTGGCAACGCAGTCAGCAGCATTTTAAAGATGCGATAGCTTTTGTACATAGCGGAAAGTTAGGCAAAATAAGATTGGTAAAAGCATGGGCATACCAGGGCTGGATGAAAAGCATACCGGTCAAACCTGACGGCGCAGCACCCACAGGTGTGCATTATGATCGGTGGTTAGGTCCAGCAAAAAAACGCCCGTTTAATCCGAATCGATTCCATTTCGAATTTCGCTGGTTTTGGGATTACGCCGGCGGGTTAATGACCGATTGGGGTGTGCATATGTTAGATTATGCGCTTATGGGTATGAAAGTTTCTGATCCAAAATCTATCATGGCAGCCGGTGGAAAATTTGCCTATCCAGATGATGCGGCCGAAACGCCGGACACGCTAACGACCGTGTTTGAGTTTGATGATTTTAATATTCAATGGGAACACGCCAATGGAATAGACTTAGGACCTTACGGCAAAAACCATGGCGTCGCTTTTATCGGTAACAACGGCACCTTGGTGCTGAATCGGGAAGGTTGGGAAGTTATACCAGAAAAAGGACGGATGGAAGCTGTGGCGTTTCAACCATCTCGTGACAACGGATTAGATAAACACATGGTCAATTTTGTAACGGCTATACAACGTAATGACAAATCGTTGCTCAATGCGCCAATTGAAGCGGGCGCGCATATCGCCATTTTCTCTCAAATGGGTAATATTGCCCACCGAACGGGTAAAAAACTTTATTGGGATGCCGCAAAGCGAAACTTTACAGCGAAAGACGCAAATCAATACCTCGTCGCATCCTACCACAACGGCTACAAGCTGCCGGTAATTTAG
- a CDS encoding Gfo/Idh/MocA family protein, whose amino-acid sequence MIFNTDSSVVRVGAIGVKGMGWNNLQALLKIDGVTCTALCDIDDRVLVQRKQELQEKNISVELFNDYNDLLSSNLVDVVMIATPDHWHCLQAIAAMKAGKDVYVEKPLANSITECDALVHAKKQYGRIVQVGQWQRSQRHFQDAIAFVHAGKLGRIRTVKAWAYLGWKKRVPVQPDAQVPSGVDYLRWQGPAKRHVFNPNRFHYDFRWYWDYAGGLMTDWGVHLLDYALLGMQVATPKSIMATGGKFAYPDDAGDTPDTLTAIYEFDGFNIIWEHATSISNGPYEREHGIAFIGDNGTLVLDRNGWEVLPDQGRMEAVSLQARVDSGLDLHALNFIEAVRMRDDSLVKAPVEQAAHIAKLSHMGNIAYRTGEKLLWDNKKMRFVNKDANHYLKAVYHNGYKLPTSGGY is encoded by the coding sequence ATGATTTTTAATACAGATTCTTCCGTTGTACGTGTAGGAGCAATAGGTGTAAAAGGAATGGGATGGAACAACCTTCAAGCCCTGCTCAAGATCGATGGTGTAACGTGTACAGCGCTATGCGATATAGACGATCGGGTACTGGTACAGCGAAAACAAGAATTACAAGAAAAGAATATTTCCGTTGAATTATTTAATGATTACAATGACCTGCTTTCTTCAAACTTAGTGGATGTGGTGATGATCGCTACACCCGACCATTGGCATTGCTTGCAGGCTATTGCCGCGATGAAAGCTGGCAAAGACGTATATGTAGAAAAGCCCTTGGCAAACTCCATCACCGAGTGCGACGCATTGGTGCATGCTAAAAAGCAGTATGGACGTATTGTTCAGGTCGGACAATGGCAACGCAGTCAGCGACATTTTCAAGACGCTATCGCGTTTGTACATGCCGGGAAATTAGGTCGTATAAGAACGGTAAAAGCTTGGGCTTATTTAGGCTGGAAAAAACGCGTTCCAGTTCAACCGGATGCGCAAGTGCCCTCTGGCGTAGATTATCTCCGCTGGCAAGGTCCTGCAAAAAGGCACGTTTTTAATCCCAATCGATTTCACTATGATTTTCGATGGTATTGGGATTATGCAGGCGGTTTAATGACCGACTGGGGCGTACATCTTTTAGACTACGCATTGCTAGGCATGCAGGTTGCGACGCCAAAGTCGATCATGGCCACCGGCGGAAAATTTGCTTATCCAGACGACGCGGGCGACACGCCTGACACTTTAACGGCAATTTATGAATTTGATGGTTTCAACATCATCTGGGAACATGCTACCAGTATTAGCAACGGGCCATACGAGCGTGAGCACGGTATCGCATTTATCGGCGATAATGGAACGCTGGTGTTGGATAGAAACGGTTGGGAAGTGTTGCCGGATCAAGGACGTATGGAAGCCGTATCCTTGCAAGCCCGTGTTGACTCAGGCTTGGATTTGCATGCGCTAAACTTTATCGAAGCTGTGCGCATGCGCGACGACAGTCTGGTCAAAGCGCCGGTAGAGCAGGCCGCGCACATCGCCAAATTATCACACATGGGTAATATTGCTTACCGAACAGGCGAGAAACTTTTGTGGGATAATAAAAAGATGCGTTTTGTGAATAAAGACGCTAATCACTATTTAAAAGCCGTATACCATAACGGATATAAGCTACCTACTAGTGGTGGATACTAA
- a CDS encoding helix-turn-helix domain-containing protein: MKLFIKNMVCERCKMAIKVELEQIGLTPTDIQLGSVEIQESTIDLQKDALEKRLHALGFALLSDKKARIAEQIKAQIIELIHRHDDAVPTNLSSYLAQTLQREYTSLSTIFSETVGSTIEKYFIKQKIEKVKELLTYDELNLNEIAFKLHYSSVAHLSNQFKKITGLSPSAYKKIAQISRTELDKL; encoded by the coding sequence ATGAAGCTTTTTATCAAAAACATGGTTTGTGAGCGCTGTAAAATGGCTATTAAGGTTGAATTAGAGCAAATTGGTCTCACGCCTACTGATATTCAGCTTGGTTCTGTCGAAATTCAGGAGTCGACGATCGATTTGCAAAAAGATGCACTCGAAAAGAGGCTGCATGCGCTTGGCTTTGCGTTATTGAGCGACAAGAAAGCGCGTATCGCCGAACAAATAAAAGCCCAAATTATCGAACTTATCCATCGGCATGACGATGCTGTACCGACTAACTTATCCAGCTATTTAGCGCAAACGTTGCAGCGGGAGTATACGAGTTTGAGTACTATTTTTAGCGAGACGGTTGGCAGCACGATTGAAAAGTATTTTATCAAACAAAAAATAGAGAAGGTAAAAGAGCTTTTAACTTACGACGAACTCAATCTCAACGAAATCGCGTTCAAACTGCATTACAGTAGCGTGGCGCATTTAAGCAATCAATTTAAAAAGATAACGGGCCTCTCGCCTTCTGCCTACAAAAAAATCGCCCAGATATCGCGCACCGAGCTTGACAAACTTTAG